TTATTATCAAAATAAGAAGAATAAAAAGAAGAAATCTATACCAAAAAATAACAAAATTTTAAAATATTAAGATATATAATAGTAAACAGGGGGGATTTAAATGCATATATACCTTGATATTTTATTTCTTGAAAACTTTATTGTAAATAGATTTCTTCTTTCTTTAACAGCGCGGACCGTTAGAGAAAAAGTAAATTCTATTTTTTTAAGTTTATCTTCAGTAATGGGGAGTTTATATCTTTTATTTATATTAATAGGTAAAAAAACTTATGCAAATAATATTTTTATTAAAACTCTAATTGCTTTTTGTATGGTTTTTATAATTTTTAGAAAAAAAAATATAGTTTTTAAAATAAAAACTACTTTTATTTTTATTTTATACTCAATATTATTGGCAGGAATATGTATTTTTATGCAAATCGCTAATGGCAATGGATTTAAAAGCAATATGGTAATTGTAAATTTTCCATATAAAAAACTTTTAATGGGAATAATGCTACTTTATTTTGTATTAGAAAGAGTAGTTAGCTTTATAAGAAATAGAGTTGTTGTAGACAAGCTTATCTATAAAATGGATATAGTTTTAAAGGATTCTAGAAAAAGTATAAATGCGTTTTTGGATACAGGAAATGAGTTAATTGAGCCTGCAACAAATTTGCCAGTTATCGTTGTAGAAAAAGACATATTCGAAGAAAAGGAAATAGAAGATTATGACATTATGTACATTCCTTTTTCTGTAGTAAATGGGGAAGGGGGAATGCTTCAGGCAATAAAGCCTGAAATGGTATCAATATATAAAGAAAAAGAAATAGAAAAAAAGGAAGTATTAATAGCCTTTTCAGAGAAAAAATTAAGTGATTGTGGAGACTATAATGCATTGCTATCAAGAAAAAGCTTTTTTTAATGAACAGCAACTATTCACTGTTTACTATTAGTTATTCACTACAAAATATTGGAGGATGATGTTATGTTTAAATTAAAAGTATTTCTAAATAAAATATTATCTAAGTTAAAAATATTTGCAAGAAATATATACTATATAGGTGGCAGTGACGTATTACCTCCACCTTTGACAAGAGAGGAAGAAAAAAACTTAGTAGAAAAACTTAACTATGGTGATGAAAGTATAAGATCAATATTAATAGAAAGAAATTTAAGACTTGTAGTTTATATTGCAAGAAAGTTTGAAAATACTGGTATAGGTATTGAAGATTTGGTATCAGTAGGAACTATAGGTTTAATTAAAGCTGTGAATACATTTGACCCTAGTAAAAAAATAAAGTTAGCTACTTATGCTTCAAGGTGTATTGAAAATGAAATACTTATGTATCTTAGAAGAAATAATAAGATAAAATCTGAAATATCTTTTTATGAACCATTAAATGTAGATTGGGATGGCAACGAATTATTGCTTTCAGATATATTAGGAACGGATAATGATATTGTTTATGATTATATAGAAGAAGAAGTAGACAAGGAATTACTTTTAATAGCCATGGATAAACTAAATAACAGAGAAAAACAGATAGTTAATTTAAGATTTGGTTTGGGTGGAAAAACTGAAAAAACTCAAAAGGAAGTTGCGGATATGTTAGGAATATCTCAATCCTATATATCTAGGCTAGAAAAGCGAATAATTAAAAGACTTAAAAAGGAAATAAATAAAATGATATAATTTTATTATGTATAAAAGTTAGCTCCTAAGGAAATAATTATAATGCAATTATATTAAAGGGGCTGATTTTACTTATGATAATAAATAAGGTAGAAATATGCGGAGTAAATACGTCAAAATTGCCAGTATTAAAAGGAAAAGAAATGAAAGAGTTACTAATAAAAACTCAACAAGGAGATTTAAAGGCAAGAGAGAGATTTATAAAATGTAATTTACGACTTGTTTTAAGTGTTATACAAAGATTTAATAATAGAGGAGAAAATCCAGATGATCTTTTTCAAGTAGGATGTATAGGTCTTATTAAAGCTATAGATAACTTTGATTTAAGTCACAATGTTAGATTTTCAACATATGCAGTACCTATGATAATAGGAGAAATAAGGAGATATTTAAGAGATAATAATTCCATAAGAGTTAGTAGATCCTTGAGGGATATAGCATATAAAGCTTTGCAAGTTCGAGATAAATTAATAGCTAAAAACAATAAGGAACCTACTATAAGTGAAATATCAAAAGAATTAGATATACCTAGAGAGGAGGTAGTTTTTGCTTTAGATGCTATCCAAGATCCACTATCTTTATTTGAACCAGTATATCAAGATGGAGGGGATTCTATATATGTTATGGATCAAATAAGTGATACCAAAAATTTAGATGATAGTTGGATAGAAAATATAGCTATAAAAGAAGCTATGAAAAATTTAAATAAAAGAGAAAAACTAATATTAAATTTAAGGTTTTTTAATGGAAGAACTCAAATGGAAGTTGCAGATGAAATAGGTATATCTCAAGCGCAGGTTTCTAGATTAGAAAAAACTGCTCTTAAAAATATGAGAAAATTTGTTTGAAAA
This window of the Clostridium cochlearium genome carries:
- the spoIIGA gene encoding sigma-E processing peptidase SpoIIGA, coding for MHIYLDILFLENFIVNRFLLSLTARTVREKVNSIFLSLSSVMGSLYLLFILIGKKTYANNIFIKTLIAFCMVFIIFRKKNIVFKIKTTFIFILYSILLAGICIFMQIANGNGFKSNMVIVNFPYKKLLMGIMLLYFVLERVVSFIRNRVVVDKLIYKMDIVLKDSRKSINAFLDTGNELIEPATNLPVIVVEKDIFEEKEIEDYDIMYIPFSVVNGEGGMLQAIKPEMVSIYKEKEIEKKEVLIAFSEKKLSDCGDYNALLSRKSFF
- the sigE gene encoding RNA polymerase sporulation sigma factor SigE — translated: MFKLKVFLNKILSKLKIFARNIYYIGGSDVLPPPLTREEEKNLVEKLNYGDESIRSILIERNLRLVVYIARKFENTGIGIEDLVSVGTIGLIKAVNTFDPSKKIKLATYASRCIENEILMYLRRNNKIKSEISFYEPLNVDWDGNELLLSDILGTDNDIVYDYIEEEVDKELLLIAMDKLNNREKQIVNLRFGLGGKTEKTQKEVADMLGISQSYISRLEKRIIKRLKKEINKMI
- the sigG gene encoding RNA polymerase sporulation sigma factor SigG, coding for MIINKVEICGVNTSKLPVLKGKEMKELLIKTQQGDLKARERFIKCNLRLVLSVIQRFNNRGENPDDLFQVGCIGLIKAIDNFDLSHNVRFSTYAVPMIIGEIRRYLRDNNSIRVSRSLRDIAYKALQVRDKLIAKNNKEPTISEISKELDIPREEVVFALDAIQDPLSLFEPVYQDGGDSIYVMDQISDTKNLDDSWIENIAIKEAMKNLNKREKLILNLRFFNGRTQMEVADEIGISQAQVSRLEKTALKNMRKFV